GAGTACGAATGAGCATGGACGCGATCGTCGCCGGTCCGGACGAGGACGGCATCGCGGACGCACTCGAGACCGAAGGCGTCGAGGTGACCCGCGTCACCGGCGTCGTCTCGCGGCCCGCACTCGAGGAGGCGGGGATCTGCGATGTCGCCCTGTACGTCCTGACCGACGTCGGGCAGGCGACGACCATCCCGATCGCACACGACCTGAACGACGACCTGCGAACGGTCACGTACGCGCGGGAGACGATCCCCGAGTTCGTCAAGGGGCAACTCGATCTCGCGATCGACCCGCAGTTGATGGACGCCACCGTCGTCGCCGAAGAACTGACTGGCTGACGGCCTGATCCGGATCGGTCGGCCGCCGTCCAGCTGTCAGCTCGACATAAAGTTAATTTAAAACAATTATAAACACTCACATCTCCGGTATAAACTTTCTCGGACCGGTTTTCGATCGGTTGAATTCGAATTGAATTCGGGAGAATTCGACATAAGACTCCGATACCGTCTCCCCCGTTCAAGTGGGTCCCGCCACAAGACTCGCGTGGAGGTCGACGGGCAGACCCCACCGAAGGCACCCACAGCCTTGCCCCGTGACTTCCAGCAACCCCACCACAGCACCCTTCCCCCACCATTGCCACACCGTTTCCCGTTCGACCTCGCAGGCGTTTGCACCGGCCTGCGACGTCGCGCGGTTCTGGCACCCGGGGCGTCCCCGCGCCCCGGACGCGTTTTCGTACTCGACAGAGGCGGCTATCCGTCCGATCGATCGTGAAGCCGCTGTAACACCGGAATCTCCTCGCGTCGCTCCCCGTCGAGCAACGTCCAGTCGACGCCCGTCGGCTGGCGCTCGACGGGTGGCCGAAGCGTCCGCTCGGTCGTGACGACCAGCGTCATCGCGACGTCGTGGTCACCGATCGCGACCGGGTCGTCGATCACCTGTCGCTCGTGGACCGTCGTCGCGACCGGTGTCCCGTCGTCGACCAGCCCGAGATCCCGGAGAACGGCGTACTCGAGGTCGCTGTAGCCCTCGCCTTTGCCGATCCGGCCGCCGTCCGTCGTCACTGCGACGCTTCCGGAGACGACGAGATCGATCGGTTCGACGGCCTCGGGGCCGACCTGTTCGCCGTGCGTCGACGATCCCGAGACCGTCGTCGCCGCGTCGTAGTCGTCGAGCGCGTCGGGATCGAGTTTCAGGAAACACCGCTCGTCCGCGAGTCTGGGGACGGCCATGTAGACCGTCTTGCCGTCCCGCAGGGCCCGCCGGCGGACGGGGAGTTGCGGGGCATCGGGGTTCGCCTTGATCGTCTCGGCCGCCTCCCACTCTGGCTGGTCTGCCAGCCGATCGGCGGCCCGGTCCGCACCCGCGAAGTTCGGAATGCGGCCGTGCGGTGGGAAGGGGAACCGGGCGACGCCGCGCTCTTCCAGTTCGTCCCAGATGCGCTGTCGGATCGGCTCCTTCTCGACGGCCCCGGCCGCGTGATCGTCGTCACCGCGGTCGTCAGTCCGATCGCCGTCGGCGCGGTCGTCGTCGCCGGCCATCACTCGTCACCGTCCACGTCGGGATCGACCTCGTCGGACGCGTCTGCGGTGCGGTCCGATCTGGCGAGGTCGACGAGCGCGCCCGCCTCCGGGAGGATGATCTCCTCGATCGCGAGCGCGGCCGCGTCCGGATCGCCGGGGAGACA
This region of Halosolutus amylolyticus genomic DNA includes:
- a CDS encoding DUF7126 family protein gives rise to the protein MSMDAIVAGPDEDGIADALETEGVEVTRVTGVVSRPALEEAGICDVALYVLTDVGQATTIPIAHDLNDDLRTVTYARETIPEFVKGQLDLAIDPQLMDATVVAEELTG
- a CDS encoding 5-formyltetrahydrofolate cyclo-ligase → MAGDDDRADGDRTDDRGDDDHAAGAVEKEPIRQRIWDELEERGVARFPFPPHGRIPNFAGADRAADRLADQPEWEAAETIKANPDAPQLPVRRRALRDGKTVYMAVPRLADERCFLKLDPDALDDYDAATTVSGSSTHGEQVGPEAVEPIDLVVSGSVAVTTDGGRIGKGEGYSDLEYAVLRDLGLVDDGTPVATTVHERQVIDDPVAIGDHDVAMTLVVTTERTLRPPVERQPTGVDWTLLDGERREEIPVLQRLHDRSDG